The genomic DNA TGTATGATTACATCAGCATCTTTCGAAGCTAGTTCTAGTGCCTCAATATCCCTAATATCTCCTTTTATCCGATCAATATTAGCGTAGCTCTTAAGATAATTCCAATTATACACAGCATTCGAAGCATCATATCCTAACAACGTCGCTCTCGACAGATTGTCAAATATGGCCACTTCATCACACTTTTTTGCATAATATTCCGCTACATGGCTTCCGACAAAGCCCGCACCACCTGTTACTAATACCTTCATATTATTACCCCAACAATCTTTTAACTATAAATGCCCTGATGTCTCCACAGTTTCTTCAAACCATCTTATTGTCCTATCTAATCCCTCTTCCAGATCAACTACAGGTCCCCAGCCCAAGATTTTTTTTGCCTTGGATGTATCCGGACATCTCTGCTTCGGATCGTCCTCGGGCAATTTCTTAAATACGATCTTTGAATGAGAGTTAGTGATACTCTTTATTCTTTCAGCCAATTCAAGTACCGGTATCTCGCTTTGATTGCCCAGATTCACGACTTCACCTCTCATATCCTTTGAGAGAGCCGCCTTGTATATGCCCTCCACCATGTCAGATACATAACAAAAACTTCTCGTTTGAGAGCCGTCACCGTAGACCGTAATTGGTTCATCAGCCATAGCCTGAGTTATGAAGTTAGGGATTGCCCTACCATCATCCTTTCTCATCCTTTGCCCGTAAGTGTTAAATATCCGAACAATTCGCACGTTTAGATCATACTTACGATGATACGCCATCGTTAACGCCTCAGCAAACCGCTTAGCCTCATCATAACAACTTCTTGGACCGATCGGGTTT from Methanocellales archaeon includes the following:
- a CDS encoding SDR family oxidoreductase, which produces MKTVLVTGGAGFIGSHLCEKLLVEGHKVICLDDLSTGNENNIHHLLSDARFTYLKQDITKPLKITEKIDHIFHLASPASPVDYKRLPIETLLAGSFGTHNALELAKEKEAVLLLASTSEVYGDPAIHPQREDYWGNVNPIGPRSCYDEAKRFAEALTMAYHRKYDLNVRIVRIFNTYGQRMRKDDGRAIPNFITQAMADEPITVYGDGSQTRSFCYVSDMVEGIYKAALSKDMRGEVVNLGNQSEIPVLELAERIKSITNSHSKIVFKKLPEDDPKQRCPDTSKAKKILGWGPVVDLEEGLDRTIRWFEETVETSGHL